The Thermus brockianus genome window below encodes:
- a CDS encoding alpha/beta hydrolase, translating to MHLLLLHGFTSHPVLTLGPLPGVLREAGFAVAQPALPGHGTRPEDLLRVRWQDWLATAEEAYLALPEPRGVVGLSMGALLAAHLAAAHPTRALVALAPAFSLKNPLAPLAPYLAWLIPRFPGPNSVEDPALRKQNPNYPYFPTRAVGELLHLMRLTPGVLPRVKAPALVVEAGRDRVVQGVRRYHALLGSPEKAYRVFPESGHDLLLDRNRQAVAEAVRDWLIDISNRLQ from the coding sequence ATGCACCTCCTTCTCCTGCACGGCTTCACCTCCCATCCCGTCCTCACCCTGGGGCCTTTGCCTGGGGTACTGCGGGAGGCGGGCTTCGCCGTGGCCCAGCCCGCCCTGCCCGGCCACGGCACCCGGCCCGAGGACCTCCTAAGGGTGCGCTGGCAAGACTGGCTAGCTACCGCAGAGGAAGCCTATCTGGCCCTCCCCGAGCCCCGGGGGGTGGTGGGGCTTTCCATGGGGGCCCTCCTCGCCGCCCACCTGGCGGCGGCCCACCCCACAAGGGCCCTGGTGGCCCTGGCCCCCGCCTTTTCCCTGAAAAACCCCTTGGCGCCCCTGGCCCCCTACCTGGCCTGGCTCATCCCCCGCTTTCCCGGGCCCAACTCCGTGGAAGACCCTGCCCTTAGGAAGCAAAACCCCAACTACCCCTACTTCCCCACCCGGGCGGTGGGGGAACTCCTCCACCTCATGCGCCTGACCCCAGGGGTCCTCCCCCGGGTCAAGGCCCCTGCCCTGGTGGTGGAGGCAGGGCGGGACCGGGTGGTCCAAGGGGTACGCCGCTACCATGCGCTTTTGGGAAGCCCGGAGAAGGCCTACCGGGTCTTCCCGGAAAGCGGGCACGACCTCCTCCTAGACCGGAACCGGCAAGCGGTGGCGGAGGCGGTACGGGACTGGCTTATTGATATTAGTAATCGCTTGCAGTAA
- a CDS encoding ZIP family metal transporter: MEALPISPWSVFFYALFTAIATGLGALPFLFTKQILKRHLGLANAAAAGLMLAASFGLIYEGVAYSLGRTLLGVALGLVFILLSHRYLEGREVSFGDLKGLDARKALMIVGIMTLHSFAEGVGVGVAFGGGEALGVFITLAIAIHNIPEGLAISLVLIPRGVSVLGAAFWSVFSSLPQPLMAVPAFLLVEAFRPVLPVGLGFAAGAMIWMAVAEILPDALKEAEAEGVATVLTLAVALMVAFQILLGG, from the coding sequence ATGGAGGCCCTACCCATCTCCCCCTGGAGCGTCTTCTTCTATGCCCTCTTCACTGCCATCGCCACCGGCCTGGGAGCCCTGCCCTTTCTCTTCACCAAGCAGATCCTCAAACGCCACCTGGGCCTGGCCAATGCTGCCGCAGCCGGGCTCATGCTGGCGGCCAGCTTCGGGCTCATCTACGAGGGGGTGGCCTACAGCCTGGGCCGCACCCTTTTGGGCGTAGCCTTGGGGCTCGTTTTCATCCTGCTATCCCACCGCTATCTGGAAGGGCGCGAGGTAAGCTTTGGAGACCTCAAGGGCCTGGATGCCCGCAAGGCCCTCATGATCGTGGGCATCATGACCCTCCACTCCTTCGCCGAGGGGGTGGGGGTAGGGGTGGCCTTCGGGGGTGGGGAGGCCTTGGGGGTCTTCATCACCTTGGCCATCGCCATCCACAACATCCCCGAGGGGCTCGCCATCAGCCTGGTGCTCATTCCCCGGGGCGTGAGCGTCCTGGGGGCCGCCTTCTGGAGCGTCTTCTCCAGCCTGCCCCAGCCCCTCATGGCCGTGCCCGCCTTCCTCTTGGTGGAGGCCTTCCGGCCGGTCCTCCCCGTGGGGCTTGGCTTCGCCGCCGGGGCCATGATCTGGATGGCGGTGGCGGAAATCCTCCCCGACGCCCTCAAGGAGGCGGAGGCGGAAGGGGTGGCCACGGTCCTAACCCTGGCCGTGGCCCTCATGGTGGCCTTCCAGATCCTCCTGGGGGGGTGA
- a CDS encoding alanine/glycine:cation symporter family protein: protein MDILTLNEYLNRIVYGFPMKLVFLLVGAYLVIFQIRWFSAPFRMMRVSFSETFGAIRERAYGFGGQITPFQATMVALSATVGTGHLLGMLAAVLVGGPGAVFWMWVGYFFGTGSKFAEATLAVHYRRRFADGSVSGGPMYYLSRGLPRLRVLGFLFALFAAVAAFGIGNLAQAGAVGGALTPLGVPPALVGLGLALLVGVVLGGGIMRVARFAQVVVPLKLLLFLVAVLPLLVLYGGGIPEALALVFQAAFTPEAALGGAAGYSLYAAINAGLGRGIFANEAGLGSAAIAHAQAQVDHPVRQGFWGVTEMFVSFLVTSLTALTFIASGLWRQGGSAAEAAQALFQAHPLGGAILAATVAVFALGTMVSWGFYGEEAAAYLLGEGVRWPYRLTFAVLAFVGPLGGLEAFLAISDTLNGLMAIPNLLGLVLLGPVVARLVYGFFRGEPWVPPR, encoded by the coding sequence ATGGATATCCTGACCCTGAACGAGTATCTCAACCGCATCGTATACGGCTTCCCCATGAAACTGGTCTTTCTTCTCGTGGGGGCTTACCTGGTTATTTTCCAGATCCGCTGGTTTAGCGCCCCCTTCCGGATGATGCGGGTTTCCTTCAGCGAGACCTTCGGGGCCATCCGGGAAAGGGCGTACGGCTTCGGCGGCCAGATCACCCCCTTCCAGGCCACCATGGTGGCCCTTTCCGCCACGGTGGGGACCGGGCACCTCCTGGGGATGCTGGCGGCGGTTTTGGTGGGGGGCCCAGGGGCGGTCTTCTGGATGTGGGTGGGCTACTTCTTTGGCACGGGGAGCAAGTTCGCCGAGGCCACCTTGGCGGTCCACTACCGCCGCCGCTTCGCCGATGGCTCGGTATCCGGCGGGCCCATGTACTACCTTTCCCGGGGCTTGCCCCGCCTCCGCGTTTTGGGTTTCCTCTTTGCCCTTTTCGCCGCCGTGGCCGCTTTTGGCATCGGCAACCTGGCCCAGGCGGGGGCGGTGGGGGGAGCCTTGACTCCTTTGGGGGTGCCCCCAGCCCTGGTGGGGCTTGGCCTCGCCCTTCTGGTGGGGGTGGTGCTGGGTGGGGGGATTATGCGGGTGGCCCGCTTTGCCCAGGTGGTGGTGCCGTTGAAGCTCCTCCTCTTTTTGGTGGCGGTTTTGCCCCTTCTCGTCCTGTACGGCGGGGGTATCCCCGAGGCCTTGGCCCTGGTGTTCCAGGCGGCTTTTACCCCGGAGGCTGCTCTTGGAGGGGCAGCGGGGTATAGCCTCTACGCCGCCATCAACGCCGGGCTTGGCCGGGGTATCTTCGCCAACGAGGCGGGGCTGGGTTCGGCGGCCATCGCCCACGCCCAGGCCCAGGTGGACCACCCCGTGCGCCAGGGCTTCTGGGGGGTGACGGAGATGTTCGTGAGCTTCCTGGTCACGAGCCTCACCGCCCTCACCTTCATCGCCTCGGGGCTTTGGCGCCAGGGCGGAAGCGCCGCCGAGGCCGCCCAGGCCCTCTTCCAGGCCCATCCCCTGGGAGGGGCTATCCTAGCTGCCACCGTGGCGGTGTTCGCCCTTGGGACCATGGTCTCCTGGGGGTTTTACGGGGAAGAGGCGGCGGCGTACCTCCTCGGCGAGGGGGTGCGCTGGCCCTACCGCCTGACCTTTGCCGTCTTGGCCTTTGTGGGGCCCTTGGGGGGCCTCGAGGCCTTCCTGGCCATCTCCGACACCCTCAACGGCCTCATGGCCATCCCCAACCTCCTGGGGCTTGTCCTTTTGGGGCCTGTGGTGGCCCGCCTGGTCTACGGCTTCTTCCGGGGGGAGCCTTGGGTGCCGCCCCGCTAG
- a CDS encoding LOG family protein has product MRLLSVFVSSRLSPKDPLYPRLVRYGEVLAEEGFGLACGGYGGGMEALARGVRAKGGLVVGVTAPALFPERQGPNAHVDLELPAASLPERIGRLLDLGAGYLALPGGVGTLAELVLAWNLLYLRRGLGRPLAVDPYWLGLLKAHGEIAPEDLALLQVVADEEGLRRFLRSL; this is encoded by the coding sequence ATGCGCCTCCTTTCCGTCTTCGTTTCCTCGAGGCTATCCCCCAAGGATCCCCTGTACCCTAGGCTCGTGCGCTACGGGGAGGTGTTGGCCGAGGAGGGCTTTGGCCTGGCCTGCGGGGGCTACGGAGGGGGCATGGAGGCCCTGGCCCGGGGGGTGAGGGCCAAGGGGGGCTTGGTGGTGGGGGTCACGGCCCCCGCCCTCTTTCCCGAGCGGCAGGGCCCCAACGCCCACGTGGACCTGGAACTCCCCGCGGCCAGCCTTCCCGAGCGCATCGGCCGGCTTTTGGACCTGGGGGCGGGGTACTTGGCCCTGCCGGGTGGGGTGGGCACCCTGGCGGAGCTCGTCCTCGCCTGGAACCTCCTCTACCTCCGGCGGGGCTTGGGCCGGCCCTTGGCGGTGGACCCCTACTGGCTTGGCCTCCTCAAGGCGCACGGGGAGATCGCCCCGGAGGACCTCGCCCTCCTCCAGGTGGTGGCGGACGAGGAGGGGCTCCGCCGCTTTCTCAGGAGTCTATGA
- a CDS encoding acyltransferase family protein, with product MERFPWVEVFRGLAILEVVLHHLTGRFLRELAPGSPEWLFLAAVNRTLHFAVPAFLFMTTLVLGAGMLRDFRLGRYLSNRALRLLWPYLLWSGIYLFFRYWDHGIFQPERLLHQLLWGKAYFHLYFLAVALQLTLLLPVLLPLLRRRPPGVFFLLLALGLTLLVYFLNRHYRFLPYPGSFVLWYTPAIALGLYLAAHLDRLPHTLRLWPLFSLLAGIGLGGYLPLALEVLRGLSVNTFHYQAFHWAYTTGMAFLLLALAHRLAQGPLRAPLAFWGRYSLQIYLLHPMVVRLLERYPGFPEPLGFKPAFLIYLLLALFLPLFLARFLTRLGVSPLVFGRRGFGCGLSFSWAFWGLGP from the coding sequence GTGGAGCGCTTTCCCTGGGTGGAGGTCTTCCGGGGGCTTGCCATCCTGGAGGTGGTCCTCCACCACCTCACGGGTCGTTTCTTGCGGGAGCTGGCCCCGGGAAGCCCGGAGTGGCTTTTCCTGGCGGCGGTGAACCGCACCCTGCACTTTGCCGTGCCCGCCTTCCTCTTCATGACCACCCTGGTCCTGGGGGCAGGGATGTTGCGGGATTTTCGCCTGGGCCGCTACCTTTCCAACCGCGCCCTGCGCCTCCTTTGGCCGTACCTTCTTTGGAGCGGGATTTACCTTTTCTTCCGCTACTGGGACCATGGGATCTTCCAGCCCGAGCGGCTCCTACACCAGCTCCTTTGGGGCAAGGCTTACTTCCACCTCTACTTCCTGGCGGTGGCCTTGCAGCTCACCTTGCTCTTGCCCGTCCTCCTTCCCCTCCTCAGGCGGCGCCCTCCGGGGGTTTTCTTCCTCCTCTTGGCCCTAGGGCTTACCCTTTTGGTCTACTTCCTGAACCGGCACTACCGCTTCCTGCCCTATCCTGGGAGTTTCGTCCTCTGGTACACGCCGGCCATCGCCTTGGGGCTTTACCTGGCGGCGCACCTGGACCGCCTTCCCCATACCTTGCGCCTGTGGCCCCTTTTTTCCCTCCTGGCGGGGATAGGCCTTGGGGGCTACCTGCCCCTGGCCTTGGAGGTTTTGCGGGGCCTATCCGTGAACACCTTCCACTACCAGGCCTTCCACTGGGCCTATACCACGGGGATGGCCTTCCTCCTCCTCGCTTTGGCCCACCGCTTGGCCCAGGGGCCCCTTAGGGCTCCCTTGGCCTTTTGGGGCCGGTATTCCTTGCAGATTTACCTTCTCCACCCCATGGTGGTGCGCCTTTTGGAGAGGTACCCGGGCTTTCCCGAGCCTTTGGGCTTCAAGCCGGCCTTCTTGATTTACCTCCTTTTGGCCCTGTTCCTTCCCCTTTTCCTGGCCCGTTTCCTCACCCGCTTGGGGGTTTCCCCCTTGGTGTTTGGGCGACGAGGCTTTGGGTGTGGCCTTTCCTTTTCCTGGGCCTTCTGGGGCTTGGGGCCTTAA
- a CDS encoding YbaK/EbsC family protein encodes MSPSARRVQEALEARGFGHLRVVELTASTRTAQEAAEAVGAKVGQIVKSLVFVGEKGAYLFLVSGQNRLDLRKAEALTGDPLRRATPEEVRALTGFAIGGVPPLGHTTPLPAFLDQDLLAHGEVWAAAGTPRALFRATPEELLALTGAKVADLKEA; translated from the coding sequence ATGAGCCCCTCCGCCCGGCGCGTGCAGGAGGCCTTGGAAGCCCGGGGCTTTGGCCACCTGAGGGTGGTGGAGCTCACCGCCTCCACCCGCACCGCCCAAGAGGCGGCGGAGGCGGTGGGGGCGAAGGTGGGCCAGATCGTGAAGAGCCTGGTCTTCGTGGGGGAAAAGGGGGCCTATCTCTTCCTGGTGAGCGGCCAAAACCGCCTGGACCTGAGGAAGGCAGAGGCTTTGACCGGGGACCCCTTACGCCGGGCCACCCCGGAGGAGGTGCGGGCCTTGACGGGCTTCGCCATCGGAGGGGTGCCCCCCCTGGGCCACACCACCCCCCTGCCCGCCTTTTTGGACCAGGACCTTCTGGCCCACGGAGAGGTCTGGGCGGCGGCAGGCACGCCAAGGGCCCTCTTCCGCGCCACGCCCGAGGAGCTCCTGGCCCTCACGGGGGCAAAGGTGGCCGACCTCAAGGAGGCGTAA
- a CDS encoding DNA/RNA nuclease SfsA — protein sequence MVLPLPPLKPCRFLRRKNRFLVEADVGPLHLPNSGRMAELLLPGTPCYYHPKPTPKTLGRMVLVEAQGVLVGVDAGLAGRLLELLLREGLLGPVEGLRREVPLAGERLDFFALLGGREAYLEAKNCNRVEKGLALFPDAPTARGARHLRLLAALAREGKGAYALWFVQHPLAEAFALDPADGALYRAAQEALETGVVLRAYRVRPTLAALVVEGELPWASPPQEDLEGHHEGHGQG from the coding sequence ATGGTGCTTCCCCTTCCTCCCCTTAAGCCTTGCCGCTTCCTAAGGCGGAAAAACCGCTTCCTGGTGGAGGCGGACGTGGGGCCTTTGCACCTCCCCAACTCCGGGCGCATGGCGGAGCTTCTCCTCCCGGGGACGCCCTGTTACTACCACCCCAAGCCTACCCCCAAGACCCTAGGCCGGATGGTCCTGGTGGAGGCCCAGGGGGTTCTGGTGGGGGTGGATGCGGGCCTGGCGGGCCGCCTCCTGGAGCTCCTTTTGCGGGAAGGCCTCCTGGGCCCCGTGGAGGGGCTTAGGCGGGAGGTCCCTTTGGCTGGGGAGAGGCTAGACTTCTTCGCCCTTCTTGGGGGGAGGGAGGCCTACTTGGAGGCGAAAAACTGCAACCGGGTGGAGAAGGGCCTCGCCCTCTTCCCCGATGCCCCCACCGCCCGGGGGGCGCGGCACCTCAGGCTTCTCGCCGCCTTGGCCCGGGAGGGAAAGGGGGCCTACGCCCTCTGGTTCGTGCAGCACCCCCTGGCGGAGGCCTTCGCCCTGGACCCCGCCGATGGGGCCCTCTACCGGGCGGCCCAGGAGGCCCTGGAGACGGGGGTTGTCCTTAGGGCCTACCGGGTGCGGCCTACCCTGGCGGCCTTGGTGGTGGAGGGGGAGCTCCCTTGGGCCTCACCCCCCCAGGAGGATCTGGAAGGCCACCATGAGGGCCACGGCCAGGGTTAG
- a CDS encoding HAD family hydrolase: MRLWLLDLDDTLLVDHGVSREVLEALGEEVGVEGLYGAVKAKAEALFREAPFYPWAERIGHSALEALWARYTTPGLEAWAAWAWPFRERVFQEALAALGGPVRRARELAEAFFGRRRQYPLFPEVPEFLKALKAKGATLVLLTNGVPDLQREKLVGSGLKEAFDLTLVSGEVGLGKPDPRLFRMALCAFGVPPEEAVMVGDNPERDIRGALAAGIYAVFVDRGHRSPDPRYPAHLEVKDLREALALLS; encoded by the coding sequence ATGCGGCTTTGGCTTTTGGACCTGGACGACACCCTCCTGGTGGACCACGGGGTGAGCCGGGAGGTGCTGGAGGCCCTGGGGGAGGAGGTGGGGGTAGAGGGCCTTTACGGGGCGGTGAAGGCGAAGGCCGAGGCCCTTTTCCGGGAGGCCCCCTTTTACCCGTGGGCGGAAAGGATCGGCCACTCGGCCCTCGAGGCCCTCTGGGCCCGGTACACCACTCCGGGCCTGGAGGCCTGGGCGGCCTGGGCCTGGCCCTTTCGGGAGCGGGTCTTCCAAGAGGCCCTGGCCGCCTTAGGGGGGCCAGTGAGGCGGGCCCGGGAGCTGGCGGAGGCCTTTTTTGGGAGGCGGCGCCAGTACCCCCTTTTCCCGGAGGTCCCGGAGTTCCTAAAGGCCCTTAAGGCAAAGGGGGCTACCCTGGTCCTCCTCACCAACGGCGTGCCCGACCTCCAGCGGGAGAAGCTCGTGGGTTCGGGGCTTAAAGAGGCCTTTGACCTCACCCTGGTCTCCGGGGAGGTGGGCCTTGGCAAGCCCGACCCTAGGCTTTTCCGCATGGCCCTCTGCGCTTTCGGCGTCCCCCCGGAGGAGGCGGTGATGGTGGGGGATAACCCGGAGCGGGATATCCGGGGGGCCTTGGCGGCCGGGATATACGCCGTCTTCGTGGACCGGGGCCACCGCTCCCCCGACCCCCGCTACCCCGCCCACCTGGAGGTGAAGGACCTTCGGGAGGCCTTGGCCCTCCTTTCGTGA
- a CDS encoding alpha/beta hydrolase family protein: MWPFLFLGLLGLGALRPPGGSFRLEGQGLRYVREGVSLYAGLCRPSGKAEAAVLLVPGGFGPPTEAMEERCRRYAEKGFLAIVPHLRGRGQSGGRVTGCLEEAADLAHLARLLPQLGVKRHAYAGYSLGACVALRAAAREGASRGVAFVIGPVDFAEQVALLRQSRPEALRRWRELFGGLPEDCPACYAQQSPLPEAARLRAPLLILQGGNDPLIPPTQACSLRDVREASGRRVFQVALTREGMPWTGPLTKGRACLRPTGFGPLGEDHLVLFPDLHHAVVPAMEALVERFLVGWLKP, from the coding sequence GTGTGGCCTTTCCTTTTCCTGGGCCTTCTGGGGCTTGGGGCCTTAAGGCCTCCTGGGGGTTCCTTTCGCCTCGAGGGCCAAGGCCTCCGCTACGTCCGGGAAGGGGTTTCCCTCTACGCCGGCCTGTGCCGGCCTTCGGGGAAGGCCGAGGCGGCGGTCCTCCTGGTGCCCGGGGGGTTCGGTCCCCCCACGGAGGCCATGGAGGAGCGGTGCCGGCGCTATGCGGAAAAGGGCTTCTTAGCCATCGTGCCCCACCTGAGGGGTCGGGGGCAAAGCGGGGGCCGGGTTACGGGCTGCCTGGAGGAGGCGGCGGACCTTGCCCACCTGGCCCGCCTCCTGCCCCAGCTTGGGGTAAAGCGGCACGCCTACGCCGGCTACTCCCTGGGGGCCTGCGTGGCCCTAAGGGCCGCCGCTAGGGAGGGGGCTTCCAGGGGGGTGGCCTTCGTCATCGGCCCGGTGGATTTCGCCGAACAGGTGGCCCTCCTGCGCCAAAGCCGCCCAGAAGCCCTAAGGCGGTGGCGGGAGCTCTTTGGGGGCCTGCCCGAGGACTGCCCCGCCTGCTACGCCCAGCAAAGCCCCCTGCCGGAGGCGGCCCGCCTCCGAGCCCCCCTCCTCATCCTCCAGGGGGGCAATGACCCCCTCATCCCCCCCACCCAGGCCTGCTCGCTCCGGGACGTGCGGGAGGCCTCGGGCCGCCGGGTCTTCCAGGTGGCCCTGACCCGGGAGGGGATGCCCTGGACGGGCCCCCTTACCAAGGGACGGGCCTGCCTAAGGCCCACAGGCTTCGGACCCTTAGGGGAAGACCACCTGGTCCTTTTCCCCGACCTCCACCACGCCGTGGTGCCGGCCATGGAGGCTTTGGTGGAGCGCTTTTTAGTGGGTTGGCTAAAGCCTTGA
- the amrS gene encoding AmmeMemoRadiSam system radical SAM enzyme: MPLATLREADLKRPLPKGYVQCRACAHYCAIPKGGAGKCGVRRHLRGRLYLVTYGKAAAVHLDPVEKKPLYHFHPGEGILSVGTVGCNLFCAFCQNWPISQFREFQVSPEGLPDRFVGEDWPPERLVAEAEALGVRLLAYTYNEPAVFVEYAHDTARLAKARGLKNVFVTSGFETKEAWDYMRPYLDAANVDLKGFTERFYREICGARLKPVLESLEYLLGLGVWVEVTTLLLEGYNDGEEELRAMARFLKGLSPEIPWHLTAAHPDYRMLHLKPTGHATLVRAYEIAKEEGLRFVYVGNVLDEERNSTRCPDCGRLLLWRRGFRVKAFWETPGVCPGCGRRIPGVWA, encoded by the coding sequence ATGCCGCTCGCCACGCTACGGGAAGCGGACCTAAAGCGCCCCTTGCCCAAAGGGTACGTGCAGTGCCGGGCCTGCGCCCACTACTGCGCCATCCCCAAAGGGGGCGCGGGCAAGTGCGGGGTGCGGCGGCACCTCCGGGGGAGGCTCTACCTGGTCACCTACGGCAAGGCGGCCGCGGTCCACCTGGATCCGGTGGAGAAGAAGCCCCTCTACCACTTCCACCCCGGGGAAGGCATTCTCTCCGTGGGCACCGTGGGGTGCAACCTCTTCTGCGCCTTCTGCCAGAACTGGCCCATCTCCCAGTTCCGGGAGTTCCAGGTAAGCCCGGAGGGCCTCCCGGACCGCTTTGTGGGGGAGGACTGGCCCCCAGAGCGGCTCGTGGCCGAGGCGGAGGCCCTGGGGGTGCGGCTTCTCGCCTACACCTACAACGAGCCCGCGGTCTTCGTGGAGTACGCCCACGATACCGCCCGCCTGGCCAAGGCCCGGGGCCTGAAAAACGTCTTCGTCACGAGCGGCTTTGAGACCAAAGAGGCCTGGGACTACATGCGGCCCTACCTGGACGCCGCCAACGTGGACCTCAAGGGCTTCACGGAAAGGTTCTACCGGGAGATCTGCGGGGCCCGGCTCAAGCCTGTCCTGGAAAGCTTGGAGTACCTCTTGGGCCTCGGGGTCTGGGTGGAGGTCACCACCCTCCTCCTGGAGGGGTATAACGACGGCGAGGAGGAACTTAGGGCCATGGCCCGCTTCCTCAAGGGGCTTTCCCCCGAGATCCCCTGGCACCTCACCGCCGCCCACCCCGATTACCGCATGCTCCACCTGAAGCCCACAGGGCACGCCACCCTGGTGCGGGCCTACGAGATCGCCAAGGAGGAGGGGCTAAGGTTCGTCTACGTGGGCAACGTGCTGGACGAGGAAAGGAACTCCACCCGCTGCCCGGACTGCGGACGGCTTCTCCTTTGGCGGCGGGGCTTTCGCGTGAAGGCCTTTTGGGAAACCCCCGGGGTCTGCCCGGGGTGTGGGCGGAGGATTCCCGGGGTATGGGCCTGA
- a CDS encoding DUF4388 domain-containing protein, whose translation MLEGNLAEFPFPSLVGALMSAGRTGRLWVRSPHLEGEVYLQGGQVVHARVQAGEKALEGEEALDLLAGLKRAPFRFEPETLPPRTTLLGGLAVPVRLAEAQAVWQSLSLPSDWGYVLRLPSQGGTAELTPEALKVLAQVEGKRIAEVLAAPGVLRLARILHTLLGMGALEAVPVVEVAPEHLLVLPIYGPGHGIAYVDEALYAAWARAIRHGFRLRVTPPGTTLEVRPRPNIPGRLGLLEEDLKRLRLRRGDKVEAVPEV comes from the coding sequence ATGCTTGAGGGTAACCTTGCGGAGTTCCCCTTTCCCTCCCTGGTGGGCGCCCTAATGAGCGCTGGGCGCACGGGGAGGCTTTGGGTGAGGTCTCCCCACCTCGAGGGGGAGGTTTATTTGCAGGGCGGCCAAGTGGTCCATGCCCGGGTCCAGGCTGGGGAAAAGGCCTTGGAAGGGGAGGAGGCTTTGGACCTCTTGGCGGGGCTCAAGCGGGCCCCTTTCCGCTTTGAGCCGGAAACCCTTCCCCCCCGCACCACCCTCCTGGGGGGACTGGCCGTCCCTGTCCGGCTGGCGGAGGCCCAGGCGGTGTGGCAGTCCCTAAGCCTCCCTTCGGACTGGGGGTATGTCCTCCGCCTACCCAGCCAAGGGGGAACGGCGGAACTCACCCCGGAGGCTTTAAAGGTCCTGGCCCAGGTGGAGGGGAAGCGCATCGCCGAGGTCCTGGCGGCCCCCGGGGTGTTGCGCCTTGCCCGCATCCTCCACACCCTCCTCGGGATGGGGGCTTTGGAGGCGGTGCCGGTGGTGGAGGTGGCCCCGGAGCACCTTTTGGTCCTGCCCATCTACGGTCCGGGGCACGGGATCGCCTACGTGGACGAGGCCCTTTATGCGGCGTGGGCCCGGGCCATCCGCCACGGGTTCCGCCTGCGGGTCACCCCCCCCGGGACCACCTTGGAGGTGCGGCCCAGGCCCAACATCCCCGGGCGGCTTGGGCTTTTGGAGGAGGACCTTAAGCGCCTGCGCCTCAGGCGCGGGGACAAGGTAGAAGCGGTGCCGGAGGTTTAG
- a CDS encoding SWIM zinc finger family protein: MRPFPPEDEADFAPFFPEEVLARGLAYAQEGRVRRVFRVGERLLGEVQGSAPLPYRVEVGPGLSGRCGCPYPGFPCKHAAALLYAYLERRPGDLEAHLKALSPEEAKRLLLRLSRVPEVAFLLKEILAPEEAFREGLRRLRQAFRLGGGEEAAKALLLRLEEVGREEVEALLGTLLEAPFDPEPYLKEALKRYQALSPRPSFLLGLYLRHPSEALGEAFLRAAEGAPEEALSLLKGQDPSGLKRALRAELLFRLGREEEALLALKEGLEGVEDYLLLVGRLLRLGRLEEALFYAEEARDWFGKDPRLLPLLDLLVAHRGRVEDHRARFSLKPNLEDYLALKAKLGKAFAEERPALLRRVRDPALLAQIYLLEEDWKALDRLLQRASPEDYPALAEALASRLPEEALRLYREAAFRLAAAGGRARYREVAALLQRASRLDPKAAQAMALALVQAYPRRRALREALDPLLGKAS; encoded by the coding sequence GTGCGGCCCTTTCCCCCAGAGGACGAGGCGGACTTCGCCCCCTTCTTCCCGGAGGAGGTCCTCGCCCGGGGCCTGGCCTATGCCCAGGAGGGGCGGGTAAGGCGGGTTTTCCGGGTGGGGGAGAGGCTTTTGGGCGAGGTGCAGGGCTCGGCCCCCTTGCCCTACCGGGTGGAGGTGGGGCCGGGCCTTTCCGGCCGGTGCGGCTGCCCCTATCCGGGCTTCCCCTGCAAGCATGCCGCCGCCCTCCTCTACGCCTACCTGGAGAGGCGGCCGGGGGACCTCGAGGCCCACCTTAAAGCCCTCTCCCCCGAGGAGGCGAAGCGGCTTCTCCTGCGCCTTTCCCGGGTGCCGGAGGTGGCCTTCCTCCTCAAGGAAATCCTGGCCCCCGAGGAGGCCTTCCGGGAGGGGCTTAGGCGGTTGCGCCAGGCCTTCCGCTTAGGGGGAGGGGAGGAGGCGGCCAAGGCCCTCCTCCTGCGGCTGGAGGAGGTGGGAAGGGAGGAGGTGGAGGCCCTGCTTGGGACCCTCCTGGAGGCCCCCTTTGACCCCGAGCCCTACCTGAAGGAGGCCCTCAAGCGCTACCAAGCCCTTTCGCCCAGGCCCTCCTTCCTCCTTGGGCTTTACCTCCGCCACCCCTCGGAGGCCCTGGGGGAGGCCTTCTTGCGGGCGGCGGAAGGAGCCCCCGAGGAGGCACTTTCCCTCCTCAAGGGGCAGGACCCCTCGGGCCTCAAGCGGGCGCTAAGGGCCGAGCTCCTCTTCCGCTTGGGCCGGGAGGAGGAGGCCCTTTTGGCCCTCAAGGAGGGGCTCGAGGGGGTGGAGGACTACCTCCTCCTGGTGGGGCGCCTTCTCCGCCTGGGCCGTCTGGAAGAGGCCCTCTTCTACGCCGAGGAGGCCCGGGACTGGTTCGGTAAAGACCCCAGGCTCCTTCCCCTTTTGGACCTCCTGGTGGCCCACCGGGGCCGGGTAGAGGACCACCGGGCACGCTTTTCCCTAAAGCCCAACCTGGAGGACTACCTGGCCCTAAAGGCCAAGCTGGGAAAGGCCTTTGCCGAGGAGAGGCCCGCCCTCCTCCGCCGGGTGCGCGACCCGGCCCTTCTCGCCCAGATCTACCTCCTGGAGGAGGACTGGAAGGCCTTGGACCGCCTCCTCCAGCGGGCCTCCCCGGAGGACTACCCGGCCCTGGCCGAGGCCCTTGCCTCCCGCCTCCCTGAGGAGGCCCTGAGGCTTTACCGGGAGGCGGCCTTCCGCCTGGCGGCGGCGGGGGGGCGGGCCCGTTACCGGGAGGTGGCGGCGCTTTTGCAAAGGGCTTCCCGCCTAGACCCTAAGGCGGCCCAGGCCATGGCCCTGGCCCTGGTCCAGGCCTACCCCCGGCGCCGCGCCCTGCGGGAGGCGCTTGACCCCCTTCTCGGGAAAGCCTCATGA